Genomic segment of Drosophila ananassae strain 14024-0371.13 chromosome 2L, ASM1763931v2, whole genome shotgun sequence:
GGCCCAGCCAAGTTCAGCGGGCTTGAACCGGATTAAGCAAGAAAATAATTTGCTGTTCGTGCCTTTTCACCAACTCCTTGTGGAGGAGGAAGCAAAAAATTACGCTGCCTCGGGCCGGAACCAGGGGGCATGGAACACTTGACACAAATGAGAGCAGCTTCCTCTCCATTTCCATGCACAAAATGTGAATGTATCTGGATGTGAATGTGAATGTGAATGTGGACGACCGCTAGCacaataaaaatggaaatggaactCTAATGTCGTATTCCTGGGCAAGCATGTATTAAGTCGAATAAATGTCACCCAGCGAGCATcagcatccgcatccgcatccttAGACTTATGGCTGTGGATAAGACAATTACGCTGGCTCCTTAGTTCTTCTTTTGGGCCTGGcatggcctggcctggcctggcatCCGCATCGGGTTCCGCTGACGTGTTGGTATTCAAAATAGCAGTTGAAGCAATAAAACACACTCTAGGGCTTATCCGTGGGCTGCGGCTCGTATATCAGACTTATGACTTCTGCCAAACACTTTGTGATGTATTGTGGGTGCGGGGCAGGACCAAAGGACTACAACTCCTTCGAGCGTAGTGCGTGCCCATCCCGCCCGCGGCTCTCATCCCCAGTCCCCTGTGGCAGAAAGGTATTAAGTACCCTCATTTTGGCCATGACACGCAGCGAAAAGTAAAGCTTTTAACGGCAAAGGAAGCAGCCGGATGATGAAATGAATGAAGGAAAGAAACCCCAAGAACCAACAACCAATTTGTTCGGACAGCCCGGGCAGATtttcttttcccttttttttttctttgttgtattttttgtatttggcTGTCAGGAGCATTTTTCATGCAAATTGAAAGATTCCACAGCCTTAAAGGACTCCCATCCTATTACTTGCCGGGACTGAGAGCCGTAACGGGTTGCCCATTTCCATTAGTGGGTGCTGAGGCGGCAAAGGACGAGAAGGACTAAGAAAAAATACTTAGAATGCCGGACAAGACGAAGTGCGTCTTTCTCAAGCGGTGTTAATTATGTTGGCATGATAATTGCATTACAATAGGCTTGATTAGTTTTTAATTGAGTTGTGCACTTACTCGGAGGCCATCTTGAATCAGGGACTGGAAAGTCGATTGTTAAAGGGCTTTCGTTATCCAGTTTGCGGGCCAagttatgtatgtatgtaaggACATGCCAAGCACGTATGTCCTgccacccaaaaaaaaataaataaaagatacGACGAAACTGGAGGAGGGAGTTCATAAAGTTCATAAAGCAAATTACAAAAGTCCCATAAAAGCGGGTGCACTTTGGCTACTGAAGCccccagctcctgctcctgttccTGCCACTGGCATTGGCACTGCCCCTTCTCCAGCTCCTTGGTCCTGTCAACCATTTGACACCATTTTCggaaatcaatttttattataaaatactTTGACTAATTTATGAAAACAATAAATGGTTCTGCAAATCAAGTCACAGTCACCCTAAAAAGTTCATTCACAAAGCTATTCGCCAAATTGATGActataaattcaatttaatgTGCGTTGCCTTTTCGCGCAGAAAGAGAGGACCAGAGAGAAAGCGCCGGAAATGGGGGGTGAGGAGCGCCAGAGGAGAGGCGACAAAGTGTGGTCATCCCTCGTCCTCCACTGGGGAGCTGGGAGTTTGTGCGTTTGCGCCATTAACGGTGGCAGCGCAGCTGGCGTCGACACCGCAGCTGCAGTCGACGGcgacggcaacggcaacgtcCTGGTTCTGCCCTTATCAGGGAATCAGTGTAGCAATCAGAGCCAGAATCCGACTCAATGCCCGTGGGGACATGCGCAGGCGCGTGGTGGTGGAGCTCCAAAAACTCAAATTGGTCCAGCGGCGCTGgcgtcgctgctgctgctgctgctactgctgctactgctgctactgctgcttcCGACTGCGGCGACAGGACATAAAAGGACAGGCAACTACTGCCAGTACTCCTACTCCAAGTTTGCACTCCTGCGGCTAAAGTCCCAAGCTGCGCTACATCTCCAGCTTCAGACTCTGCATCCACTTCCGATTTCGAGTCCTCCTCCGAAAAGGACGACTTCCTGCGTTCAGTTCGTGCGTGCTCGTGGTCGCGTTCGCACTGCACTTCGTGGCCAGCGCTGGTATCGATTCGGATAGCCATGGCAACGGCGACCCAAACCAGGCAGCCATCaccggcagcagcagcatcgcggcaacgactgcgactgcggcAGAGTGCCAGCAGGGGGGCACAGGGTGCTCCCGGCTGAGGCCGCTGCAACGAGAATGGCCAGTAGCCAGTAGTGTCAGCGTCGGCTGCGGCAACGGTTGCAACAATCCACTTGCCCGCATCGGAGTCCGGAAAGCCCGAGCACGGCCAGATAGCAGTAACTGCCGAGGGCGCCCCGAAATCAAATGAATTTCATTGGTATGCTTCCACGTCCAAGTATAGCCAGTCCGGGCTCGAGTCTAGGCTCGAGTCTGGTTATGTCAAAATTCTGATTCCGTCTTCTCTCTATCTGCAACACTCTTCTATAATCCAAAAACTACAACCAAATACCACTCTAACAACATCAACTACAACGCAACTCTACAAACACAATCTTTTCGAAACGCTTCCATGTAAGTCTTTGAAAGAAAATCCATTtatttcctgtttttttttcgcctcATGTGCTCTCTCGTACGTAACCCACTATATTCGTAAGCATATGCTAGCCTGGCCCACTGCAACTGGGCCGAGAAAAATCAATTGATTGGGGCGGCCATGTGATTGCATGGTTGCAGGGCCCGCATATCGATTTTTAACACGCCTCATATCCCACACCCCACACCCCACACCCCACAGCCAACAGCCGCCCCGCAAAAATGTCAAGGTCCGACCGAAGTTATCCGAAAAGCTCGACAATTAACCAGGCCTAGAGGGGATTGcagcgctgctgctgctgcagcggaTGGAGGGCATCGCCAGGTCGGCACTGGAAGGCTTCGCCGAACTCGCGCGAGTTGCGCAAGATGGCGTGTGTCAGCTGACGCTTCCGCTCCTGCTGAAGGACTCCCTGGTCGGACCGGCAGTCCACGATCAGGCTGCCCACAAAGTACAGCTTCTGCAGCGACATCTTCAGCCGCCCGACGGCCAGTAATGAGTCGATCCTCTCCTGCAGAGTAGTCCGATTGGGTTGTCCCAGCCACTGACGGTAGCTGCGCAGGGCTTGGCGTTGGGCCAGCAGTCCCAGGAGCAAATCATTAGGGTTAACCTGGTCGGCGGGGGATCCTCCAGCTGCCGCTCCAGCTATGCATTCGCGAAAGGCGTTGAAGCGACGCTCCGAGTCGGAGCTCCGCCAGGCGCCAGGGGTGCGACTGTTGCTGCCCGCGGCTAGGAGGCTCCAAGAGAAGTGCTCTCCGAGCAGGAGGTAGTTGAGCGGGGAACTCAGGTTCTGGCGGCCCAGCAGGGCGTTGACCGTGGCAAACACCTGGGCGAACTCGCGCAGGTCCTTGTTGGCCTGCGAGACTGGCGGTCGGCGGCGCTGGAAGCGACGGAGCTTCTCCAGATTGCGATAGAAACTTCGTCGTCCCAGTAGTATATCATGATAGGCGGCGTCCAAGCGCTCGTCCCCATTGAGGGTCAAGTGCATGAGTTGGCCGAGGAACTGCCTCGAGCTGACCTGAGATATTTCGTCGATCCACACGCTTCCCACCAGCTGCTCCGAGTAGGCCTTTCCTAGAGTGGCGTACATCTGGGCGAGCCCCGCCCTGTCCGCCGTCACACGCTGCACCACATGGGCGTAAATGTCGCCGGCATAGGTCTCCGCCAGCTGGTGGCAGTCGGTGTCCACGATGTCTGTAACAATGGATGTTAGGATGTGTTTAGAAAGGGAATTCCTTGTACCTACCCATCAGATAGTCCGTCCATATCCAGTTAAGCAGACGGTGCATGCTGGTGTTCTGGAGCAGCACAAAGTACTTAATCAGGCGGGGCACCTGCTTCACCACAATCGTGTCCGTGTCCTTTGGTGTCTTGCCGCCCAGCAGCTTCCGGAAGTAGCTGTCCCAGTCGAGTCTGGGCACGGAGGCATTTCCAAAGTTAACAAAATTGCCATAGCGGAGCTGCTTGAAGGAACCGTAGCTGAACTGCTCCTCGTCCTCTTTGAGGTCGACCTTGACGATGTCCCGGCGCGCTCGCTCCAGGCTGAGTACCTCCAGGGCGGCTACGTGAGCGCGGCTTTGCTCGATGCCGAAGCTCTGCAGGACCTCGCCGACGCGCTGCTCGAACTTCCGCAAGGTATTGCGCCGCGTCGTATCCGGCTGGAGCACCACCACCCGTTTATTCGACTGCATGGTGACCACCGTCTCGAAGAAGTAGGGTGCTCCTACCTCGTGGAAGAGACTCAATAGACCCAGCCAGCTCAGGGTCTGGTTGCTGGGGCGCTGCGGACCTCCTTCGGACTTTGCCGCCTCCAGAGCGGGCCATCCTCCGCTCATCCTGTAGAGCTGCGAGCCTTTGAGGGCTTCCGCACCACGTCCCGTCTCGCAGGACCTGAAGAGGTTGACCAGCTGAACCTCCATGTCCATCAGTTGGCCGTCATCGGCCCCCTTGAGGAAGCTCTGAAAGCGCTGGCGTCCCGTCTGGCTGAGGTTGGCGCTTCGCGAGCACACGTATCCGTAAAAGTCCTGGCAAGGCTGCCTGCTAGTGTCCAGGTACTGTTCGAGCTTGTAGGAGAAGTGCAGCAATTCGTTCTCCATCTGGGCCGTGCTGTTCTGGCCGCACACGATGCCAGCCACCCACAGGATGGCCAGAGCTGGCAGAATCATTTCCGTTGCAGTGCTGCCTCT
This window contains:
- the LOC6499613 gene encoding uncharacterized protein LOC6499613, with translation MILPALAILWVAGIVCGQNSTAQMENELLHFSYKLEQYLDTSRQPCQDFYGYVCSRSANLSQTGRQRFQSFLKGADDGQLMDMEVQLVNLFRSCETGRGAEALKGSQLYRMSGGWPALEAAKSEGGPQRPSNQTLSWLGLLSLFHEVGAPYFFETVVTMQSNKRVVVLQPDTTRRNTLRKFEQRVGEVLQSFGIEQSRAHVAALEVLSLERARRDIVKVDLKEDEEQFSYGSFKQLRYGNFVNFGNASVPRLDWDSYFRKLLGGKTPKDTDTIVVKQVPRLIKYFVLLQNTSMHRLLNWIWTDYLMDIVDTDCHQLAETYAGDIYAHVVQRVTADRAGLAQMYATLGKAYSEQLVGSVWIDEISQVSSRQFLGQLMHLTLNGDERLDAAYHDILLGRRSFYRNLEKLRRFQRRRPPVSQANKDLREFAQVFATVNALLGRQNLSSPLNYLLLGEHFSWSLLAAGSNSRTPGAWRSSDSERRFNAFRECIAGAAAGGSPADQVNPNDLLLGLLAQRQALRSYRQWLGQPNRTTLQERIDSLLAVGRLKMSLQKLYFVGSLIVDCRSDQGVLQQERKRQLTHAILRNSREFGEAFQCRPGDALHPLQQQQRCNPL